In a genomic window of Hoeflea sp. 108:
- a CDS encoding DUF6616 family protein — translation MAHYLTELYTAKSTWLALSDEQRQQFFASVGAGMPALMDLGIEPVTMGKVDASKLHSAAQTFFAVWRCPDDAALEALVGGIAQTGWHEYFDTINAGGEGTDLMGHLAQLGEAA, via the coding sequence TTAACCGAACTCTACACCGCGAAATCGACATGGTTGGCGCTCTCGGACGAACAGCGCCAGCAGTTCTTTGCCAGCGTCGGCGCGGGGATGCCCGCCTTGATGGACCTCGGCATCGAACCCGTCACCATGGGCAAGGTCGATGCCTCCAAGCTCCATTCGGCCGCCCAGACCTTCTTTGCCGTGTGGCGTTGCCCCGACGATGCCGCGCTCGAAGCGCTCGTCGGCGGCATCGCGCAAACGGGCTGGCATGAATATTTCGACACGATCAACGCTGGGGGCGAAGGTACCGATCTCATGGGGCACCTCGCACAGCTTGGCGAGGCCGCCTAG